One Fusarium musae strain F31 chromosome 6, whole genome shotgun sequence DNA segment encodes these proteins:
- a CDS encoding hypothetical protein (EggNog:ENOG41), whose amino-acid sequence MATISDCYIQCSKSFSRLIQSLGTSTRDANDRIPLKGIANEYSRFDVWAGSVGAKHTPNKRISLDYRLRDSSFYAARVVDILQRLDSTLKTAEDLIIGKRSLVEAAQPKFDRQRDNDSDGSSVSSSAESSSSDEADMLTPERQVAALYQSITNSVSHLYSLAMVIRQPVATDRLSRASKITVDHFVSFDQRHVDECFPDASLVLKKRLAKAITRRRQLLIYNEQHYRKSSEPQPLDERTAAGHITQDEPGEKAEQEMPPPPVASHSIRNLVRDTPSYAPTISKGSLLASTEATKFIPPVDMREEPDIQSESGTITTFGFTGKDGVGIRVPPRPQDDNGEALEQFLCPLCYHLIEVKGERAWTRHVFRDLEAYVCTFDNCETPDILFETRQDWLRHELENHRREWHCNDPKHKPHNSEPEFMEHMKSLHELQLPGPQLLSLAKLCERSSSLEVVPCPLCRDGYHDVVNGFECYKPSWVIRQVADHSCPESLDSEKSDITKLPARDFNKITDNIPTSVTRWLTSLPNDFATDDNPTTDSIEKPYQDHPTIRQRGPCFILFNDLKRHIGQHMERLALFALNRSKLMPDDGMSVHTEDAVARSETSFESLKSANSIEGYGHRDHGKDAADVASNMNLTPVDLARYEARYHWYLYDILNHGHVELEETQRLIRETLTESMFEDPGPIGHESISKPHLFSPEGSLKDIVTMEPVLSAIFNAGEAPNRIEPETFKYTVIYTVALGKKLFSILVMSGLEGERLWHAMHFFNKNNICDKDLPLEESDLRDLSKYLYELDSQHDTGASGIDDLRGKKPRNLWSSEIIDNFCNHHQWKFCAPVFSTGGNPEVRHENEKCIFPFTEKCTKTDGVSYGQAIKYKIHRRHLISNDMVSQEPDPESLCFS is encoded by the exons ATGGCTACTATCAGCGATTGTTATATCCAATGCTCTAAGTCATTCAGCCGTCTGATCCAGAGCCTTGGTACATCGACTCGTGATGCTAATGACCGAATACCTCTCAAAGGTATCGCCAATGAATACTCACGTTTCGATGTATGGGCCGGAAGTGTCGGGGCAAAGCATACCCCCAACAAGCGAATCTCACTTGACTATCGCCTCAGAGATTCTAGCTTTTATGCTGCCCGAGTTGTAGATATATTGCAGCGCCTTGATAGTACTCTTAAAACTG CCGAAGATCTCATAATTGGCAAACGGTCATTGGTCGAAGCAGCTCAGCCCAAGTTCGACCGACAACGAGACAATGACTCAGACGGATCGTCTGTATCTTCGTCAGCCGAAAGCTCTAGCTCTGACGAAGCGGATATGCTGACTCCTGAGCGTCAAGTTGCTGCATTATATCAGTCGATCACAAATTCAGTCAGCCATCTGTACTCGCTTGCAATGGTCATCAGACAGCCAGTAGCAACAGACAGATTATCCAGAGCGTCCAAGATCACAGTCGATCATTTCGTTTCGTTTGATCAACGCCATGTCGACGAATGCTTTCCTGACGCTTCCCTGGTGCTGAAGAAGCGGCTTGCTAAGGCAATTACTCGTCGCCGCCAGCTGCTCATATATAACGAGCAACACTACCGGAAATCCTCAGAGCCTCAACCGTTAGATGAAAGAACAGCCGCAGGTCATATCACTCAGGATGAGCCCGGGGAAAAAGCTGAACAGGAAATGCCACCCCCTCCGGTTGCCTCACACTCAATAAGGAATCTGGTCAGAGACACCCCAAGCTATGCCCCTACCATCTCCAAAGGAAGCCTACTGGCGAGTACCGAAGCGACCAAATTCATTCCTCCAGTCGATATGAGAGAGGAACCAGATATTCAGTCAGAATCTGGGACTATTACGACGTTTGGATTCACTGGTAAGGACGGTGTAGGGATCCGAGTACCTCCTCGCCCCCAGGATGACAATGGAGAAGCGCTCGAACAGTTCCTGTGTCCCCTCTGCTATCATCTAATTGAAGTGAAAGGCGAGAGAGCATGGAC GAGGCACGTGTTCCGCGATCTTGAAGCATATGTGTGCACTTTCGATAACTGCGAAACACCTGATATCTTGTTCGAAACCCGCCAGGATTGGCTCAGACACGAGCTCGAGAATCATCGAAGAGAATGGCACTGTAACGACCCGAAACACAAACCACACAACAGTGAGCCGGAGTTCATGGAACATATGAAATCCCTCCATGAGCTACAACTTCCAGGTCCCCAGCTCCTGTCTCTTGCCAAGTTGTGTGAGCGATCTAGCTCGCTTGAGGTGGTACCTTGCCCTTTGTGCCGAGATGGATACCATGATGTTGTAAATGGATTCGAGTGCTATAAGCCATCGTGGGTCATTCGACAAGTTGCTGATCATAGTTGTCCAGAATCGCTTGACAGTG AGAAGTCAGATATAACCAAGCTCCCCGCAAGAGACTTCAACAAGATCACAGACAACATCCCGACAAGTGTGACTCGGTGGCTAACTTCGCTACCCAACGACTTTGCAACGGATGACAATCCGACCACAGATTCTATCGAAAAGCCGTACCAAGATCATCCTACCATAAGACAAAGGGGACCTTGTTTCATCCTTTTTAATGATTTGAAGCGCCACATCGGTCAGCACATGGAGCGACTAGCCTTGTTTGCACTCAATAGATCCAAGTTGATGCCCGATGATGGAATGTCAGTTCATACGGAGGATGCAGTGGCGAGATCCGAGACAAGCTTCGAGTCATTGAAGTCTGCCAACAGTATAGAAGGCTATGGACATCGGGATCATGGAAAAGATGCAGCAGATGTCGCATCAAACATGAATCTCACACCTGTTGACTTGGCGAGATACGAGGCTCGGTACCACTGGTACCTCTACGACATACTGAACCATGGTCATGTggaacttgaagaaaccCAACGACTTATTAGAGAGACGCTCACCGAGAGCATGTTCGAAGACCCAGGGCCGATAGGTCACGAGTCTATCAGCAAGCCACATCTCTTCTCACCAGAAGGCAGCCTGAAAGATATCGTCACGATGGAGCCAGTACTTTCGGCCATTTTCAACGCAGGAGAGGCACCAAATCGTATTGAACCCGAGACTTTCAAATACACAGTCATTTACACGGTAGCGCTTGGCAAGAAGCTATTTTCCATCTTAGTTATGAGCGGTCTGGAAGGGGAGAGACTATGGCATGCCATGCACTTTTTCAACAAAAACAACATCTGCGATAAAGACTTGCCACTGGAGGAATCGGATCTCAGAGACTTGTCAAAGTATCTGTACGAACTTGACAGTCAACACGATACTGGAGCATCAGGCATTGATGATCTTCGGGgaaagaagccaagaaaCCTATGGAGTTCGGAAATTATCGACAACTTTTGTAACCACCATCAATGGAAGTTCTGCGCGCCTGTCTTTTCTACTGGAGGGAACCCTGAAGTGAGGCACGAAAATGAAAAGTGTATTTTCCCTTTCACAGAAAAGTGCACCAAGACGGACGGAGTCTCCTATGGACAGGCAATCAAATACAAGATTCACCGGCGCCATCTTATATCAAATGACATGGTGAGTCAGGAACCTGACCCAGAATCCTTGTGTTTTTCATAG
- a CDS encoding hypothetical protein (EggNog:ENOG41~CAZy:CE10~MEROPS:MER0030934) — protein sequence MAFTLNHTRLGDAQGLKLDGQGVVQYLGIQYATLAHRFAGPELKTDYGGKIDATRRGPTVVRPPLACDIEFGLIQKALNKPDDRPMSDLDGLTLDITVPEAALNESNAKLPVLVFIHGGAYIIGDSGAPQYDMAPIVAYSQSIGKPIVGVSINYRLGVAGFLDSSQLRAAGIPPNRGILDQKTAFQWVRHNVGGFSGDPTRITAIGQSAGGSSIMHLLDLELQNEPLFDRAMCLSGNNLAVPSSTKHVAQDAYKSVLQCLGIDSTLPSQDQLAALIATSPEDMLSKIPMSVPLQPVIETDQLPSFRSLEIHLPSAQHRPPLMIGSTDFDAVVFEVLGLFTDRDPGLAQGFARSLIKAIPEEHHARLNSLLSLYGIPETENEDEARIKILQFGTDLKYFATSRHYANLWPSQSWLYYFNEANPWDGPHRGRSAHCLDIAYLFLNFNHVMDDSQKKTATDFARDVISFTNLEDPWAEFHASKELRVYGVPADSQPSGGHVENTPGPSEEVQRLWLEIGLDNLTQAWGAYSARS from the exons ATGGCGTTTACGCTTAACCATACCCGATTGGGTGATGCCCAAGGCCTCAAGTTAGATGGTCAAGGAGTAGTGCAATATCTCGGCATTCAGTATGCCACTTTGGCTCATCGCTTTGCTGGTCCGGAGCTCAAAACTGACTATGGAGGAAAGATTGATGCGACAAGGAGAGG TCCAACTGTTGTTAGACCACCACTAGCTTGCGATATTGAATTTGGCCTCATCCAAAAGGCCCTCAATAAACCCGATGACCGTCCTATGTCAGACCTGGACGGCTTGACTCTCGACATCACTGTCCCAGAAGCGGCCCTCAACGAAAGCAATGCAAAGCTCCCGGTGCTTGTGTTTATTCATGGAGGAGCATACATTATTGGTGACAGCGGGGCACCTCAATATGATATGGCTCCCATCGTCGCATATTCCCAGTCCATCGGAAAGCCTATTGTTGGCGTATCGATCAA CTACCGTCTCGGAGTTGCAGGGTTCCTGGACAGCAGTCAGCTAAGAGCGGCGGGTATCCCACCCAACAGAGGCATTCTTGATCAAAAGACGGCTTTTCAATGGGTTCGCCATAATGTTGGCGGGTTTTCTGGCGATCCAACTCGAATCACAGCTATTGGTCAGAGCGCAGGCGGCA GCTCCATCATGCATCTCCTTGACCTGGAATTGCAAAACGAACCTCTTTTTGACCGCGCCATGTGCTTAAGTGGAAACAACTTGGCCGTTCCTTCATCTACTAAGCACGTTGCCCAGGACGCATACAAATCTGTGCTCCAGTGTCTGGGAATAGATTCCACATTGCCGAGCCAGGATCAGCTGGCAGCATTGATTGCAACCTCTCCGGAGGACATGCTATCCAAGATTCCCATGTCAGTCCCGCTACAACCTGTGATAGAGACAGACCAACTGCCTTCGTTCCGATCACTCGAAATTCACCTGCCCTCAGCTCAACACAGGCCTCCTCTTATGATTGGCTCGACAGACTTTGATGCAGTCGTATTTGAAGTTCTTGGCCTGTTCACAGATCGAGATCCGGGTTTGGCACAAGGTTTCGCCAGATccctcatcaaggccattccTGAAGAACACCATGCTAGGCTGAACAGCCTTCTCAGTCTATATGGAATACCGGAAACAGAaaatgaggatgaagctcgTATCAAGATTCTGCAGTTTGGGACCGATCTCAAGTATTTCGCCACATCAAGACACTATGCCAACCTCTGGCCGTCTCAGTCATGGCTCTATTACTTCAACGAGGCTAATCCATGGGATGGACCGCACAGAGGTCGATCAGCTCACTGTCTTGACATAGCATATCTCTTCCTGAACTTCAATCACGTCATGGATGACTcccagaagaagacagcAACGGACTTTGCTCGAGATGTGATTAGTTTTACCAACCTGGAGGATCCGTGGGCTGAGTTCCATGCTTCCAAGGAACTGAGAGTATATGGAGTCCCGGCAGACAGTCAGCCATCAGGAGGTCATGTCGAGAATACGCCCGGGCCATCTGAGGAAGTGCAACGTCTTTGGTTAGAAATAGGTCTCGATAATCTTACTCAGGCCTGGGGTGCTTACTCTGCAAGGTCGTAG
- a CDS encoding hypothetical protein (EggNog:ENOG41), with the protein MSAFALPGLVKRVLQAQPGSSDSDQRVDSYEQVDDIASPSVNVIPCRVVELPSREAAKAFADVYFSTVHLAFPFIPQSLLALIYVICAIGAYYTSIPGEQIGANKCHEVYFLQALSLALPAGADRSIHHVSLLLAQCFYMLAVCRTDSCWATLGQTVRMAQSIGLHVEQNDPQRLKGPGRLLVERRRRIWYCIYVLDRLISLQLGRPPAIHEDYCHVPLPSRLGDSDIDWDGDEFPAMFDGPSVGDYHLEVISFSKIVSQVLRDLYSPRAGQNLTSDLFNTKELDLKLIQWKQSLPRTLRFDLGHAFDKSFIFKRQARIHQN; encoded by the exons ATGTCGGCATTCGCCCTTCCAGGACTTGTCAAGCGGGTGTTGCAAGCACAGCCGGGCTCTTCCGATTCTGACCAACGAGTTGACAGCTACGAACAAGTCGACGACATTGCGTCTCCGAGTGTCAATGTCATTCCTTGTAGAGTTGTTGAGCTGCCGAGTCGTGAGGCGGCGAAAGCCTTTGCTGATGTGTACTTTTCTACTGTTCATCTGGCGTTTCCGTTTATTCCGCAGTCGCT ATTGGCACTGATAT ATGTCATTTGTGCTATCGGAGCTTACTATACCAGCATACCAGGAGAGCAAATCGGAGCCAACAAGTGTCATGAAGTTTACTTCCTTCAGGCACTCTCTCTGGCTCTACCCGCAGGGGCAGACCGATCAATTCACCATGTGTCTCTGCTCTTAGCTCAATGCTTCTACATGCTAGCAGTCTGCCGAACAGACAG TTGTTGGGCAACATTGGGTCAAACTGTCCGCATGGCCCAGAGCATTGGGTTGCATGTAGAGCAAAATGATCCCCAGAGGCTCAAGGGACCAGGTCGGTTACTCGTCGAGCGGCGACGGCGGATCTGGTACTGTATATACGTCTTGGATCGACTGATCTCTCTGCAATTAGGTCGACCGCCAGCGATCCATGAGGACTACTGCCATGTCCCATTACCCTCTAGGCTTGGCGACTCGGACATTGATTGGGACGGGGACGAGTTTCCGGCAATGTTTGATGGGCCTTCTGTTGGTGACTACCATCTAGAAgtcatctccttctccaagatcgtCAGCCAGGTCCTGCGGGATCTGTATAGCCCGAGAGCTGGTCAGAATTTGACAAGTGATCTGTTTAATACCAAGGAACTCGATCTCAAGCTCATACAATGGAAGCAGTCGCTACCCAGAACATTGCGGTTCGACTTGGGACATGCTTTTGACAagtctttcatcttcaagcgCCAGGCACGTATCCATCAGAACTGA
- a CDS encoding hypothetical protein (EggNog:ENOG41), with product MSTSNFQVAVVGLGALGSAAAYHAAIKGATVIGFEQYDFGNIYGSSHDTSRIVRTSYGSPDYVALARAAYKDWAELERRSGLQMLTITGGVVFFPKLADDGASLNKFEKSMSASEFMKSLDANNIPYEVLSSQEVKKRWPSFDIAEGVQTIYTADSGIVHASKSVAAMQYQARANGAVLKEKTRVDALIPESNGKGMTIKTSRGQFQAEKVILACDAWTNKLITPLGTNIPLQIMQEQVTYYKPADVTPFDDTKFPVWIWAGNRYFYGFPSYGEPTIKAGRDTSNNFMTPGERTFVPSDDLFNELTSFMGSLIPDKGQAIRTVTCQYAITPDRQFVISPLKNHPNVIVGLGGGHAFKFAPAIGRVLAELAIDGETKEDISNFGIPRVGADSKL from the coding sequence ATGTCAACCAGCAACTTCCAAGTGGCCGTAGTTGGCCTCGGCGCTCTTGGCAGCGCAGCGGCCTATCACGCCGCCATCAAAGGAGCTACTGTTATCGGTTTCGAGCAATATGACTTTGGTAACATCTACGGATCTTCGCACGATACGTCCCGGATCGTCAGGACATCCTACGGATCACCAGACTATGTAGCTCTAGCCCGTGCAGCTTACAAAGACTGGGCTGAGCTGGAACGTCGAAGTGGTCTCCAAATGCTCACAATCACTGGCGGCGTTGTCTTCTTCCCCAAACTGGCCGATGACGGAGCATCTCTGAATAAATTCGAGAAGAGCATGAGTGCTTCTGAATTCATGAAGAGTCTGGACGCGAATAATATTCCGTATGAGGTCCTCAGCTCTcaagaagtcaagaagcgTTGGCCTTCTTTTGACATTGCGGAAGGAGTTCAGACGATCTACACTGCAGACTCAGGAATCGTGCATGCTTCCAAGTCTGTGGCGGCAATGCAGTACCAAGCTCGTGCCAACGGTGCTGTTTTGAAGGAAAAGACACGCGTGGATGCGTTGATCCCAGAATCCAACGGCAAGGGCATGACAATCAAGACATCTCGAGGACAGTTCCAAGCCGAAAAGGTTATCTTGGCTTGCGACGCGTGGACCAATAAGCTCATCACTCCCCTTGGCACAAACATCCCGCTCCAAATCATGCAAGAACAGGTCACATACTACAAGCCAGCTGATGTGACGCCATTCGATGATACCAAGTTTCCTGTATGGATCTGGGCTGGCAACAGATATTTCTACGGATTCCCCAGTTACGGCGAGCCAACAATCAAGGCAGGCCGCGATACATCCAACAACTTCATGACACCTGGAGAACGCACCTTTGTCCCATCTGATGATCTATTCAACGAATTGACTTCTTTTATGGGCAGTCTGATACCTGACAAGGGCCAGGCCATTCGAACAGTAACTTGTCAATACGCTATCACACCTGATCGTCAATTTGTTATCAGCCCTTTAAAGAATCATCCCAATGTTATTGTCGGTTTGGGTGGAGGTCATGCGTTTAAATTTGCTCCAGCGATTGGACGTGTTTTGGCGGAGCTTGCGATAGATGGTGAGACAAAGGAGGATATCTCCAACTTTGGCATCCCTAGGGTAGGGGCAGACAGCAAGTTGTAG
- a CDS encoding hypothetical protein (EggNog:ENOG41) has translation MLALSMIYNTEDIPMDNLQSPDSYNKIARRGAMLKVAEGRVTIRCAQALCLLAYYNFIVGNIPMAGFDIATVQNMVHLLPGSERNPSSSAVSQDKSRLFWSIQCLSSSCGRPVLLPSIPTSIDAPQMLTVETRDSLGSCIPAPKATDSGLRETLVDVWSQSLKICELWSDVRLYVAKCFEGLAKRPWHPDSDYTRLCSRLLEVEMIWPISLSYNATKFPEISPLEVENNRMDWLPWLRVQMTYHTIHCVLNHPSLYTVMAETPKSRLGGDSFWRASYLKALRHCTWVSRLIRTAEEKSLRLADPFFAQAAAIASTLHLYWTRTNDSQLQASSVRNLEVCRNLVREMATCWPVCKTIVCPPT, from the exons ATGTTGGCTCTAAGTATGATTTACAACACGGAAGATATTCCTATGGATAACCTTCAAAGCCCTGACTCTTACAACAAAATTGCACGGAGAGGTGCCATGCTCAAAGTTGCAGAGGGCAGAGTGACCATCAGATGTGCTCAGGCGCTGTGCCTGTTAGCATACTACAACTTCATAG TGGGCAACATCCCCATGGCTGGCTTCGACATAGCAACGGTTCAGAACATGGTCCACCTCCTTCCGGGCAGCGAACGTAACCCAAGTAGCTCAGCAGTCTCGCAGGATAAATCACGACTATTCTGGAGTATTCAGTGCCTTAGCTCTTCCTGCGGCAGGCCAGTCCTATTGCCTTCCATACCAACCAGTATCGACGCACCTCAAATGCTCACGGTCGAGACCCGAGATTCTCTAGGAAGCTGCATTCCGGCTCCAAAAGCCACCGACTCTGGCTTAAGGGAGACTCTCGTTGACGTTTGGTCTCAGTCCCTAAAGATTTGCGAGCTCTGGAGTGATGTCAGACTCTACGTCGCCAAGTGCTTTGAAGGCCTAGCCAAACGTCCTTGGCATCCGGACTCCGACTACACCAGACTTTGTTCGCGGCTGCTAGAGGTTGAAATGATCTGGCCGATCTCTCTGAGCTATAACGCAACAAAGTTCCCGGAGATTTCTCCTTTGGAGGTAGAGAATAACCGCATGGATTGGTTACCATGGCTCAGGGTGCAGATGACCTACCATACCATTCACTGCGTTCTCAATCACCCATCTCTGTATACGGTCATGGCTGAAACGCCAAAGAGTAGACTTGGAGGTGACTCATTCTGGAGAGCATCGTACCTGAAGGCTTTGAGACATTGTACTTGGGTCTCGAGGTTGATTCGAAcagcagaggagaagagcctTCGACTGGCCGATCCTTTCTTTGCCCAGGCAGCGGCCATTGCCAGTACATTGCATTTATACTGGACAAGGACGAATGATAGTCAATTGCAGGCCTCTTCTGTGAGAAACCTGGAAGTTTGCAGGAATCTTGTGAGGGAGATGGCGACATGCTGGCCAGTATGCAAGACAATTGTATGTCCTCCAACTTGA
- a CDS encoding hypothetical protein (EggNog:ENOG41) — MSNIEIPAASGSVKERSDREKDVMAADDVSYHVSTVNELGNVVDPVLSAKINLVNETINEIGWTNFHLKLCCLTGFGFAADSLVAFLQSVVAGQAYLEIGHGGYTTGSTMALYAGLQMGALFWGFGADIIGRRIAFNTTLFIAAIATIVAGAGPSWVAFCVFVAFLGFGAGGNLILDPTVMLEFVPAKQQWVITAMAGWWGVGQASAGFIAWGFYSRNDWTCVATVETCTWQNNKSWRLIMFTGGALMFVMSALRILIIRLPETPKFLVTNGKEEELIDMLQKLASTYKRPCSLTLEGLQACGTAHTPEHGGSKGLAIRGLGKSLVGHVKGLFSTKKLALSTCLIWLSWTLIGLGYPLFFLYLPSLLSSRLPDYQPSFTETWRDYTITNICAIFGPLIAAGLSEVSFLGRRYTMAIGAVITAVFFFCYTIIKTPAQNLAISSCICMFILCFMLFVLTSSAVCINLYYGTLYAYTAEVFPSEHRATGNGIAVSLNRIMGLLSAVIAVTADTTTIAPLYISGALFFVMAIVSVILPFEPYGRSAS; from the exons ATGTCGAATATTGAGATCCCTGCTGCTTCGGGCTCTGTTAAGGAGAGGAGTGATCGGGAGAAGGACGTCATGGCTGCTGATGATGTTTCGTATCATGTCAGCACTGTCAATGAACTTGGTAATGTTGTTGATCCCGTTTTGTCGGCTAAGATCAATCTTGTCAACGAG accatcaacgaAATCGGATGGACCAATTTCCACCTCAAGCTATGCTGCCTCACGGGCTTCGGCTTCGCAGCTGACTCCCTCGTAGCATTCCTCCAGAGCGTTGTAGCCGGCCAAGCCTACCTTGAGATCGGCCATGGAGGCTATACTACCGGTTCAACTATGGCTCTGTACGCTGGGCTCCAGATGGGAGCTCTCTTCTGGGGCTTCGGCGCTGATATCATCGGTCGACGCATTGCCTTCAACACTACTCTCTTCATCGCTGCCATTGCTACCATCGTCGCAGGGGCTGGTCCCAGCTGGGTTGCCTTCTGTGTCTTTGTAGCCTTCCTTGGCTTTGGGGCTGGTGGTAATCTTATCTTGGATCCAACTGTCATGCTGGAGTTTGTTCCCGCGAAGCAGCAGTGGGTTATTACTGCTATGGCTGGGTGGTGGGGTGTTGGGCAGGCCAGTGCTGGGTTCATCGCCTGGGGCTTCTATT CTCGAAACGATTGGACTTGCGTCGCTACAGTCGAGACATGTACATGGCAGAACAACAAATCATGGAGACTCATTATGTTCACTGGTGGCGCCCTCATGTTTGTCATGTCCGCCCTTCGTATTCTCATCATCCGACTCCCTGAGACTCCAAAGTTTCTGGTTACAAACGgcaaagaggaagagcttATTGATATGCTTCAGAAGCTTGCCAGTACATATAAACGACCTTGTTCATTGACACTTGAGGGTCTTCAGGCTTGTGGCACAGCTCATACTCCCGAGCACGGTGGTAGCAAAGGGTTGGCTATTCGTGGCTTGGGCAAGAGTCTCGTTGGTCATGTCAAGGGACTGTTTTCGACCAAAAAATTGGCTCTGTCTACTTGCCTCATCTGGTTGTCTTGGACTTTGATCGGTCTTGGATatcctcttttcttcctctatCTTCC ATCACTTCTCAGCAGCCGTCTTCCCGACTATCAGCCCTCCTTCACAGAGACCTGGCGTGAttacaccatcaccaacatctgTGCCATCTTCGGTCCCCTCATCGCCGCTGGTCTCTCTGAAGTGAGCTTTCTTGGACGACGATACACAATGGCTATTGGAGCTGTGATCACtgctgtcttcttcttctgctacaCCATTATCAAGACTCCAGCCCAGAATCTTGCCATCAGCAGCTGCATCTGTATGTTCATCCTATGCTTCATGTTATTCGTCCTAACAAGCTCAGCTGTTTGTATCAACCTCTACTATGGTACACTCTACGCGTACACTGCTGAGGTGTTCCCGTCTGAGCACCGAGCTACGGGCAATGGTATCGCAGTCTCTCTGAACCGTATCATGGGTCTTCTTTCTGCTGTCATTGCGGTGACTGCTGATACTACCACTATAGCCCCCTTGTACATCTCAGGTGCTTTGTTCTTTGTCATGGCTATCGTTTCTGTCATCCTGCCATTCGAACCATATGGTCGAAGTGCATCCTAG